A stretch of the Pseudalkalibacillus hwajinpoensis genome encodes the following:
- the treP gene encoding PTS system trehalose-specific EIIBC component — MAINRESVEQILEAIGGKENISTATHCVTRLRLVLHDESKVDTKALEENELVKGSFSANGQFQVVIGQGTVDKVFKIFAEMADIESASKQDVKDAAASKQNILQRGVKTLADIFIPILPAIVTAGLLLGINNILTAPDIFFSDPLVEVYPQWADLASIINLIANTAFVFLPGLIGWSAAKQFGGSPLLGIVLGLILVHPDLLNAWAYGEADDIPTWNLFGLEIEKIGYQGQVLPVLVSAYILAKIETFLNKRIPDSIQMLIVAPVALLVTGFLAFTLIGPVTFWIANLLTDGFIGLFDFAPAIGGLVYGALYAPLVITGMHHTFLAVDLQLIGSTGSTFLWPMLALSNIAQGAAALAMMLITRNEKTKGLAGTSAVSAFLGVTEPALFGVNLRFKFPFFAAIIGSAVAGLVITVSGVEATSIGVGGIPGFLSIFKEYWGAFFMGMAIALVVPFVLTFLYGKVRKVSE; from the coding sequence ATGGCGATTAATCGAGAGTCTGTCGAACAGATCCTGGAAGCCATAGGCGGTAAGGAAAATATTTCGACCGCAACACATTGTGTAACCCGTCTGCGTCTTGTTTTACATGATGAAAGTAAAGTAGATACAAAAGCACTTGAAGAGAACGAGCTTGTCAAAGGTTCTTTTTCGGCGAATGGACAGTTTCAGGTAGTCATTGGTCAAGGAACCGTTGATAAAGTATTTAAGATCTTTGCTGAGATGGCAGATATTGAAAGCGCGTCCAAACAGGACGTGAAAGATGCGGCTGCAAGTAAACAAAATATCCTCCAGCGCGGTGTGAAAACACTTGCTGATATTTTTATACCGATTTTACCTGCAATCGTAACAGCTGGTTTGCTTCTTGGGATTAATAATATTCTCACAGCACCGGATATCTTCTTTAGTGATCCACTTGTAGAGGTGTATCCACAGTGGGCAGATTTAGCGAGTATTATTAACCTGATTGCTAACACAGCCTTCGTCTTTTTACCTGGCTTAATTGGTTGGTCAGCAGCGAAGCAATTTGGCGGAAGTCCATTGCTCGGTATTGTACTAGGTCTTATTCTTGTTCACCCTGATCTCCTCAATGCATGGGCATATGGAGAAGCCGACGATATTCCAACATGGAATTTGTTCGGACTTGAAATAGAGAAGATTGGGTATCAAGGGCAAGTCTTGCCTGTTCTTGTGTCAGCTTATATATTAGCCAAAATTGAAACTTTTCTTAATAAGCGGATTCCAGATTCCATTCAAATGCTCATTGTGGCTCCTGTTGCCTTGCTCGTAACTGGATTCCTAGCGTTTACTCTTATTGGACCGGTGACATTCTGGATTGCGAATCTCTTAACGGATGGTTTTATTGGATTATTTGATTTTGCACCAGCTATTGGTGGATTAGTGTATGGGGCTTTATATGCGCCACTCGTTATCACGGGAATGCACCATACGTTCCTTGCTGTAGATTTGCAGTTAATCGGCAGTACGGGAAGCACATTCTTATGGCCGATGCTGGCACTTTCCAACATCGCCCAGGGTGCAGCGGCACTTGCGATGATGCTGATTACACGTAATGAGAAAACGAAAGGACTTGCAGGTACTTCAGCTGTCTCTGCTTTCCTAGGCGTCACTGAACCTGCGCTATTCGGTGTGAATTTACGCTTTAAGTTCCCGTTCTTTGCAGCGATTATTGGTTCAGCTGTGGCTGGTCTTGTTATTACGGTCAGTGGTGTTGAAGCAACATCGATCGGTGTAGGTGGTATACCTGGCTTCCTTTCAATCTTTAAAGAATACTGGGGTGCTTTCTTTATGGGGATGGCCATCGCACTCGTCGTACCATTTGTTTTAACATTCTTGTATGGGAAAGTTAGAAAAGTAAGTGAGTAA
- the treR gene encoding trehalose operon repressor: MKQTKYQQIYNDLSLNIQNGTYQPNTKLPSEHELAEAYGTSRETIRKALNLLSQNGLIQKIKARGSVVLDLNRYEFPVSGLVSFKEISQKMNRSSRTIVHDLEKNLPSKWVAEQLELKDNAQVWHVVRAREIDGEKIILDRDYFPVEFVPELTKSICENSIYDYLENDLGLVVSYAKKEIVVEEADEEDRLYLDLHDYNHVVVVRNYVYLNDTTLIEYTESRHRLDKFRFVDFARREKQ; this comes from the coding sequence ATGAAGCAAACCAAGTACCAGCAAATATATAATGATCTCTCTCTGAATATACAAAATGGTACCTATCAACCGAATACTAAATTACCTTCAGAACACGAGTTAGCGGAAGCGTACGGAACATCTCGAGAGACGATTCGTAAAGCTCTTAATTTGCTTTCTCAAAATGGTTTGATTCAGAAAATTAAAGCGCGAGGATCTGTCGTTCTCGACCTTAACCGCTATGAATTTCCGGTTTCTGGTCTTGTGAGCTTTAAGGAAATCTCTCAAAAAATGAATCGCTCTTCTCGTACCATCGTTCATGATCTAGAAAAAAATCTTCCATCGAAATGGGTTGCTGAGCAGTTGGAGCTAAAAGATAATGCGCAAGTATGGCATGTTGTAAGAGCTCGTGAAATAGATGGAGAGAAAATTATACTGGATCGCGATTATTTTCCAGTAGAATTTGTTCCTGAGCTGACAAAATCGATTTGTGAGAATTCGATCTATGATTATTTAGAGAATGATCTTGGCCTTGTTGTAAGCTATGCTAAAAAGGAAATTGTAGTGGAAGAGGCGGATGAAGAGGATCGTCTCTACCTGGATTTGCATGATTACAATCATGTTGTCGTGGTTCGAAACTACGTTTATTTAAATGACACTACATTAATTGAGTATACTGAATCAAGGCACCGGCTTGATAAATTTAGATTTGTTGATTTTGCTAGACGCGAAAAGCAATAA
- the treC gene encoding alpha,alpha-phosphotrehalase: MQQPWWKKSVVYQIYPKSFNDTTGNGTGDIQGIIEKLDYLSELGVDVVWLTPIYDSPQNDNGYDIRDYFSIYEEYGTMEDFDRLLQEAHSKGIKIIMDIVVNHTSTEHQWFVESRKSKDNPYRDYYIWKDGVNGAEPTNWQSKFGGNAWQFDKETGQYYLHLFDVTQADLNWENEKVRDEVYDMMTFWFEKGVDGFRLDVINLISKDQNFPNDDGSVAPGDGRKFYTDGPKVHEYMNEMNRNVFMKYNSMTVGEMSSTTIDNCIKYSNPKRNELSMTFNFHHLKVDYPDGEKWSVADFDFLKLKEILSTWQAEMYEGGGWNALFWCNHDQPRIVSRYGNDGEYRRESAKMLATTMHLMQGTPYIYQGEEIGMTNPKFDAISSYRDVESLNIYSILKEEKGYSEEEVLEILRHKSRDNSRTPVQWNSEANAGFTTGEPWIPVAKNYEDINVEDTLNESHSVFEHYQKLIALRKNMDLITYGDYELLLAEHPQLFAYVRNGENEKLLVINNFYESEVTFELPEDMEVNGYHAEVLLSNYEDTPNTFKKVSLRPYESIAYHLTKAR, from the coding sequence ATGCAACAACCATGGTGGAAGAAGTCAGTCGTTTATCAAATTTATCCGAAAAGCTTTAATGATACAACTGGTAACGGTACGGGGGATATTCAAGGCATTATCGAAAAACTGGATTATTTAAGTGAACTTGGAGTTGATGTCGTTTGGCTAACACCAATCTATGATTCACCTCAGAATGACAATGGATATGATATTCGAGACTACTTTAGTATTTATGAAGAGTATGGAACAATGGAGGATTTCGATCGTCTCCTTCAAGAAGCCCATTCAAAAGGCATTAAGATCATTATGGATATCGTTGTAAATCATACGTCAACCGAACATCAGTGGTTCGTCGAGTCTCGTAAATCAAAGGATAATCCTTATCGAGACTATTACATCTGGAAAGATGGCGTAAATGGAGCAGAACCAACAAACTGGCAGTCAAAATTCGGTGGTAATGCGTGGCAGTTTGATAAAGAAACCGGTCAATATTACTTGCATCTTTTTGATGTCACACAGGCTGATCTTAACTGGGAGAATGAAAAAGTAAGAGATGAAGTGTATGATATGATGACATTCTGGTTTGAAAAAGGGGTCGATGGTTTTCGTCTCGATGTGATTAACCTTATTTCGAAAGATCAGAATTTCCCAAATGATGATGGTTCTGTAGCTCCTGGAGACGGACGTAAATTCTATACAGATGGTCCAAAAGTGCATGAGTATATGAACGAAATGAATCGCAATGTGTTTATGAAATATAACAGCATGACGGTTGGGGAGATGTCTTCAACAACGATTGACAACTGCATTAAATACTCTAATCCTAAGCGAAATGAATTGAGCATGACATTCAATTTCCATCATTTAAAAGTCGATTATCCTGATGGAGAAAAGTGGTCTGTAGCCGATTTTGATTTCCTAAAGCTAAAAGAAATTCTATCGACATGGCAGGCGGAAATGTATGAAGGTGGAGGCTGGAATGCCCTCTTCTGGTGTAACCATGACCAGCCCAGAATCGTATCACGCTATGGGAATGACGGGGAGTACAGACGTGAGTCAGCCAAAATGCTAGCGACAACAATGCACCTGATGCAAGGTACTCCGTATATTTATCAGGGAGAAGAAATTGGGATGACGAATCCAAAGTTTGATGCGATCTCATCTTATCGCGATGTAGAGTCGTTGAATATTTACTCCATTCTTAAAGAGGAAAAAGGGTATAGTGAAGAGGAAGTACTCGAGATTTTGCGTCATAAATCAAGAGATAACTCAAGAACGCCTGTTCAATGGAATTCAGAAGCAAACGCTGGGTTTACAACAGGGGAACCATGGATACCCGTTGCGAAAAACTATGAAGACATTAACGTCGAAGATACTCTTAATGAGAGTCATTCAGTATTTGAACATTATCAGAAGCTAATCGCACTTAGAAAAAATATGGATTTGATCACATACGGTGACTATGAGCTTCTTTTAGCTGAACACCCACAGCTTTTCGCTTATGTAAGGAACGGTGAAAATGAAAAGCTTCTTGTGATCAATAATTTCTATGAAAGTGAAGTAACGTTTGAACTTCCGGAAGATATGGAAGTAAATGGTTATCACGCAGAGGTTCTATTATCGAATTATGAAGACACCCCTAACACTTTCAAGAAAGTGTCATTGCGACCATATGAGTCGATTGCTTATCATCTAACTAAGGCAAGGTGA
- a CDS encoding GNAT family N-acetyltransferase — MRVNEENIYLVKAENDHINALKSFTLDERQLAFTSMPVPAYEKCQIDHDRFPVVIMEKDQPVGFFVLDRGDDTFSYSDNTKAVLLRAYSINRPEQGRGIAKASLQLLEQFVKRHFPNCHEIVLGVNEDNEAAKKIYLGAGFIHTNKKKNGRSGPQAILKYPVI; from the coding sequence TTGAGAGTTAATGAAGAAAACATCTATCTTGTGAAAGCTGAAAACGATCATATTAATGCGTTGAAATCATTCACTCTAGATGAAAGGCAGCTCGCTTTCACGTCGATGCCAGTCCCTGCATATGAGAAATGCCAGATCGATCATGATCGCTTTCCTGTGGTTATTATGGAAAAGGATCAGCCAGTTGGCTTTTTCGTTCTAGATCGTGGGGATGATACCTTCTCGTATTCAGATAATACTAAGGCCGTTCTGTTAAGAGCGTATTCAATCAATCGACCTGAGCAAGGAAGAGGGATTGCGAAAGCCTCTTTACAGCTGCTAGAACAGTTTGTAAAAAGGCATTTCCCTAATTGTCATGAAATCGTTCTTGGGGTTAATGAAGACAATGAAGCAGCTAAGAAGATTTATTTAGGAGCGGGGTTTATTCATACTAATAAGAAAAAGAATGGGCGCTCAGGGCCTCAGGCTATTCTAAAATATCCAGTTATATAG